The Gammaproteobacteria bacterium genome has a window encoding:
- the cheY gene encoding chemotaxis protein CheY codes for MKILIVDDFATMRRIIKNLLRDLGYTNITEADDGNSALPLLQTGNFDFLVTDWNMPGMPGIELLKTVRSSPKIAKLPVLMVTAESKREQIIAAAQAGVNGYIVKPFNAATLKEKIDKIFERIQG; via the coding sequence ATGAAAATCCTCATCGTGGATGACTTCGCCACGATGCGGCGCATTATCAAGAATCTGCTCCGTGACCTCGGCTATACCAATATTACCGAGGCGGATGACGGTAATAGTGCTCTGCCTTTATTACAGACAGGGAACTTTGATTTTTTAGTAACCGACTGGAACATGCCGGGTATGCCGGGGATTGAACTGCTCAAGACGGTGCGCTCTTCACCAAAAATCGCCAAGCTCCCGGTATTGATGGTCACTGCGGAATCCAAGCGAGAGCAGATAATTGCGGCTGCTCAGGCTGGAGTAAATGGCTATATCGTCAAACCTTTTAATGCCGCTACCCTCAAGGAAAAGATCGACAAGATCTTTGAGCGTATCCAGGGTTAA
- a CDS encoding Protein phosphatase CheZ, with protein MDQADHDQWLARAQALAEHIKQGNDDEVNRLLDEISRSRQHMLFQELGKLTREFHDALNSFRLDTRVSQLAQENIPDAKQRLNYVIVMTEQAATRTLNAVEKSLPLCEEITTRARSLHDQWLRFTQRTLTATDFRHLSHELSSFLESLSVSADHVRENLSEVLMAQDYQDITGQILQRVIRLVNEMEEHLVRLVRGGSSYRPVEVSLPRSQEREAEPMAEIAAVGPYVPGTATQEEIIHNQDDVDALLSSLGF; from the coding sequence ATGGATCAGGCTGATCACGACCAGTGGCTTGCCCGTGCTCAAGCCTTGGCGGAGCATATCAAGCAGGGTAACGACGATGAAGTTAATCGCCTGCTTGATGAAATTTCCCGCAGTCGGCAACATATGTTGTTCCAGGAATTGGGTAAGTTGACCCGAGAATTCCATGATGCGCTCAATAGTTTTCGTCTCGACACGCGGGTAAGCCAGCTCGCTCAGGAAAATATCCCCGACGCAAAACAACGCTTGAATTATGTCATTGTCATGACAGAACAAGCGGCAACTCGCACCCTAAATGCAGTCGAAAAAAGCCTGCCTCTGTGCGAGGAAATTACTACCCGGGCGCGGAGCTTGCACGATCAGTGGTTGCGTTTTACCCAGCGGACTCTGACCGCCACGGACTTCCGTCACTTGAGCCATGAACTCTCCAGTTTTCTGGAGAGTTTGTCGGTGAGCGCAGATCACGTTCGTGAAAATCTCTCGGAAGTGCTGATGGCTCAAGACTACCAAGATATCACCGGTCAAATTCTCCAGCGGGTAATTCGGCTAGTGAATGAAATGGAAGAGCACTTGGTGCGTCTTGTTCGGGGAGGTTCGAGCTACCGCCCTGTCGAAGTTTCCTTACCTCGATCCCAAGAACGGGAAGCAGAACCAATGGCGGAAATAGCCGCAGTGGGTCCCTATGTCCCGGGCACAGCGACTCAGGAAGAGATTATCCACAATCAAGATGACGTGGATGCCTTGTTGTCAAGCCTGGGTTTTTAG